Within Anopheles nili chromosome 3, idAnoNiliSN_F5_01, whole genome shotgun sequence, the genomic segment CAACTGAAGGAGAACCTGTTCGCCTCGGTGTACATCGTCAAGGTAGAGAGTCGCTGCAACGCCCAAACGCTCCGGAAGAGACGGTTGACTAATGCCATTCTGCTCTCTCCATTTACAGACATCCCTGAAATCGCTGGAACTGAAGTCGCTGAAGCGTGTCAACTCGGGATCGATCGTGATCCTGGAAAACAGTGACCTGTGCTTCGTGGAGGGTATCGACTGGAGCGCGATCAAGAAGAGCTCCGATCACGAGGTGATGGTGCAAAAGAACCGCAACGCCTCGGAATGTCGTAAGTGTCACATTTGTTCTTCGAAATACATTCAGGAGCTCGTAAAGTAGACGTATCTAATGGTATTATCTCTCGTTTCTCTTCAGATGCGGCAGGAATGCAGTGCTCGGTGCAGTGCTCCAGCGCGGGCTGCTGGGGCAAGGGACCCGAACAGTGCCTTGAGTGTAAGAACGTCAAGTACAAGGGAAAATGTTTAGACAGCTGCAAGAGCCTGCCAAGGTACGTCGTCGAGAAGTCGACGTAAAAAGCCAAAAATCGTGCTATCGATCCGGGCTCTAACATTCGTTTAACCACTTTCTGCAGGTTGTACCAGGTGGATACGAATACGTGCGGTGATTGCCATCCGGAGTGCAAGGACTTCTGTAACGGATCGACTGCGGACAGTTGTGGTTCGTGCGTGAACGTAAAGGACGGTCGGTACTGTGTGTCCGAGTGTCCAATCATGAAGCACCCGATGAACGGCACCTGCATCAATTGCCACAAGACGTGCGTTGGATGCCGAGGACCGCGTGATACCATCGCCCCAGACGGCTGTATATCCTGCGAGAAGGCGATCATCGGTAGCGATGCTACGATCGAGCGTTGCTTGATGAAGGACGAGTCGTGTCCAGGTAAGACACAACCACGCACCGCTCTCCTCTCGACGTTTTTATTATAACGGGTTTTTCTCTTCCGCTTTTCCACAGATGGTTACTACAGCGACTACGTGCTGCAGGAAGAAGGTCCCCTGAAGCAGCTGTCCGGAAAGGCGGTTTGTCGGAAGTGCCACCCGCGATGCAAGAAGTGCACCGGCTACGGATTCCACGAGCAGTTCTGTCAAGAGTGCACCGGCtacaaaaagggcgaacaGTGCGAGGACGAGTGCCCGCAGGACTTCTACGCGAATGAGGCGACGCGTGTGTGCCACCCATGCCACCAGGAATGCCGCGGATGTCACGGAACCGGCGCGGATCAGTGCGATGAGTGCCGCAACCTGAAACTGTTCGAGGGCGATCCATACGACAACGCCACCGCATTCACTTGCGTGTCTAACTGCCCATCCTCACACCCGTACAAGCGGTTCCCGCAGGAAACGGGCAAAATCGGACCATATTGCTCGGCCGACCCGGTTCAGAACGGACTGAAACACGATGCGCAGATCCAGGTGAAGATCGCGATGTTTAGCGCTGTTGTGCTGGGACTCGTGCTCATAGTGGCGATCGTGTTGTACGTGCTGTTCAGCCGGCACAAGAACAAGAAGGATACGGTTAAAATGACGATGGCGTTGGCGGGTTGCGAGGACTCGGAACCGCTTCGTCCATCCAACGTTGGGCCAAACCTGACCAAGCTGCGCATCATCAAGGAGGCAGAGATCCGCCGGGGTGGTGTCCTTGGGATGGGCGCGTTCGGGCGTGTCTTCAAGGGTGTCTGGATGCCGGAGGGTGAAAGCGTGAAGATCCCGGTTGCGATCAAGGTGCTGATGGAGATGTCCGGTTCGGAATCGAGCAAGGAGTTCCTCGAGGAAGCGTACATCATGGCGTCGGTGGAACACCCGAACCTGTTGAAATTGCTCGCTGTGTGCATGACCTCGCAGATGATGCTGATCACGCAGTTGATGCCGCTCGGTTGCCTACTGGACTACGTGCGCAACAACAAAGACAAGATCGGCTCGAAGGCGCTGCTAAACTGGTCCACTCAAATCGCACGTGGGATGGCATATCTCGAGGAGCGACGTCTCGTGCATCGAGATTTGGCCGCGCGAAATGTCCTCGTGCAGACGCCCTCTTGTGTTAAGATCACCGACTTTGGGCTTGCCAAGCTGCTGGACTATGACTCGGATGAGTATCGGGCTGCAGGTGGCAAAATGCCGATCAAGTGGCTCGCGCTCGAATGTATCCGACACCGGGTGTTCACGAGCAAAAGCGATGTGTGGGCGTTTGGTGTGACCATCTGGGAGTTGCTGACGTACGGTGCACGGCCTTATGAGAACGTACCTGCGAAGGACGTGCCCGAGCTGATCGAGATCGGTCACAAGTTACCCCAACCGGATATTTGTTCGCTTGACGTGTACTGCATCCTGTTGTCCTGTTGGGTGTTGGACGCGGACGCTCGGCCCACTTTCAAGCAGCTGGCGGAAACGTTCGCGGAAAAGGCACGCGACCCGGGCCGGTACCTCATGATTCCGGGCGACAAGTTCATGCGATTGCCGTCGTACACGAACCAGGATGAAAAGGACCTTATCCGCACGCTCGCGCCCGTAGCAATGGCTGCGgcggctgcggctgctgctgcctccACCGTCGACGTGCCCGGTACGATCCCGGAGACGGACGAGTACCTACAACCGAAAACGCGCCCGTCGATCATGCTGCCAGGACCATCGGCGGTTGATCCGTCTGACGAGGTGCCGAAGTCACTACGCTACTGCAAGGATCCGCTCAAGGCGGACGACGAGACGGACGGAAACGCAAAGGAggtcggtgtcggtggcatCCGGCTGAACTTGCCCCTCGACGAGGACGATTACCTGATGCCCACTTGCCAAAGCCAAGCCCAGTCTACACCGGGCTACATGGACCTGATCGGTGTTCCGGCCAGCGTCGACAACCCCGAGTACCTGATGGGCTCGACGCCGGCCATTGTTGGCGCCATTCAGGGCTCGCACACTCCTCCATCATCCGGCAACACGTCGCCTGCCGTGCAGGGCTCTTCCCAGATCCAACTCCAGCCCATCCAACAGCCGCTGCAAGTGtttcagcagcaacaccaccaatACCAGCAGcaactccagcagcagcagcagcagcagcaacagcagcagcatcacctgCACCCACACAACCACCTGCACCAGCACATCCACCATCAGCCGCAGCTATCCCAATCGTCACACCATTCGTCCTCGTCGAATGGGTTGTCGACAGGACCGGCCTCCATCAACCACACGCCTTCGCTCAGCAACGCCAGCAGCAGTGTGGGGTTGAAGGGTGGTGCTCCAGAAGGACTTGGCCACCAGCTGAACCAGACGGCTCCATCCTCGTCCTCTTCGTCCTTGCCGCCGACGCAGACGATCGGTATCCCGCTGTCGCCGACTGAGACGGAGGCGACCTCCTCCGAACACGAGTACTACAACGATCTGCAGCGCGAACTGATACCACTGCATCGCAACGAAACGACCGTCTAACGACTGATgggtgtgatgatgatgaaggagCCGCTCGTTTCGCCAAGCGGTTTTAGTTTGTAAGCAGGACCGGACGTGCCTTTAGCAGTTTTAGTTGCATTTACGCGGCGGAAGCGCATTCGCAGTGTACATAGTAGCCGCGAATATCGAGGGCGCATGTTCAAATACATATGTATCGTATATAGCTAGTATGGTGGCTAAGCATTTCACCCGTAGCAGCGTAAGGACTCTAGGAATAGCTTACTCTAGGGAGGTACTTAAGCCCGAACAGGGCGACCCTACAAACGAATAGACAGTAAACACAACCCGCACGTAGTACAACGACGCTGATAAGCAAATGGCACCGAGAGTAATTGTATTCCCGCACACCCGGAGGATCTGGAGATGATGTTAAAGGATCCAACCGAGCCGGTTGCTGCCAttttacacaaacacacgaaacgtACTGGGGAGAAAAGGTGCGCAGTGCTCGGGAgacaattttatttcatttgaataCCTGTGAtactatttttaaaattgtACTTTTActacgtgtgtttgttttttaatgaatCAAAGCATGTTCCGTCAGGAGTCACCTGAGCTGAGCGTGCGTGTAAAGGCGCCAAGAATATCAAACTTCCCAGATACGATGGCCAATCGTCGGTGAACGAATATGTAGAAGTTCGCTAATGGATTGGTCGGACTATCGGGAGACATTAAGGACGTAAGGAATTAGCTAACAGTAACCACCTCCACCTCCCTGAAGCAATCCACAAATGCTTGCCTGCATAGGACTACTTACTacttaaagaagaaaatgaaacaagtaACACAGGGCGCGCTTTTGAGAAGGACGACGCGCTGGTTTGATCGTGCGGCGAGttccgcgatcgatcgcgtacGTCTGTTTTAAATGTACTTTATGTTATACGTGTTTCGGGGACAGATTCGGGTCGATCCGATTCGCCCAACTTATCAATGTGTAATCTTCCTCCTCGTCTTGTTGTACTTGCTGTAGCAATAGCACATCGGAACATTCGGCTGCGTACTATTAGTTGTTTTTCGGTACTTTTGTTGGTAAGAACGAACGTAGTGTAGCGTACTCTGTACATAGCAATATGTAACGTAATGAGCAATATGTAGAATGGATACGAAAATGCTATGTATATAGGGCCTACTAGGTGTACTAGGGTGACTAGTAACAGAACTagtgagagatagagagataaGGAAGGGCTCTATTTTAGCAGAGCTCGCGGACGAGTCAACCCGAACGGTTAGGCTCGAAAAGTGGAAGGGTTTTAATTGTAAAGAACAAAGCAAATCGTCGAATGTCTATTGATAGGGTAATAGGGTTGCGTAAAGCAGGAGAATAAAACGGCCGCGGATGCATCGTGCCAGTGTCGTCGCTTCACAAAAGGTGCATCGAATGCAGCAGATTGATTGCTTAAGAACGACAGACACGTATTACTACGAACTAGTGCCATTGTAAGTCTAcgtccgttcgtttgctgaATCGTGCCAGCGACATGTGCTGATACGAGCAGAAGTTCGAAGAAAATCTTCCACGCCGGTCGGTGGTGACGACACTAAACGATGCAAAGCGGTTCGTAGCTACTTCCCTTCCGCAAACCCAATGGAGTATGGTCTTAGGCGAGAAATGTATCGAGGAATCCCTACTTGTTGACAGTTTTAAATTATAcgtattttaaaataataaaccctGCTGTTCAATTCACTGTGTTCTATGGAAAGAAACCTACTAAATGATCCTTTTTGCCCTTTAGAAACGAACTTGTAAAATGCTTGCATGCAATCTTGTATGCGTGTTGCATAACTCTGGGCGCTTACCTATCATCCTCGTTTGTTACCATCATTCATCGAATACCTTAGTGATCATTAATCATCATTTTCACCATCATTTAAATCATATACATAACCATAAATTAAATACATAATCAGACAAATATGTACACATAAGCATGCATATAACATCataatcatttattttcgtcATGAGTAAAttctatatttattttataaatttaatcaTGTCATAAAAATACAGTCCCATAAATATACAGTATCATATATCTATAGATATAACGTGAAAGAAATCCATGCTGCAAAACATACGTGCAAAATCGCACCGAAAACATCCGTCCGAAAAGAAAGCTCACGCTGCGCCACCCCTGAACGGGAGATTTTTGAAGTAGGATTTTTGCGGTCCAAACCGGCGAATtataacaggagaacatgctCTAAGGAGGCTGCTACCAGGCGTATAGcccatctcgctctcacgcacTTCAAAATTTGATTGCTCCCTCTAGCGTTAACAATCCGTATCGCCGCTCGTTCCGGCGCGTGGTAATCCGCATGCTGTCTCTTTcacgctcgatcgctcgatgtTCTATGTGCACTATGGAAGACTTATGGTCATAATTTGTGAAATTATAATtaacaatttattatttaatgcatacaaaaatttcattttgaaCACAAATAAAAGAAGGAAACTATTTACGTTAAATGAACGTGGCCTAAATCAATGTTTCACATAGCGTTTGGAATGGTTTTCCAcgaattaaaatgaaaatatactACAGAATAAAATCGGTGTCTTCATATCGAAGATTCCCTCATAGTGCAAAGCATTATCAATTCAGCCAATCACGGCACTTGTTCACACCATATTAGTTCTAGCGCCAAATGTTTCGCACCCACGTGTCAGCCACCATGTGCCATaccaaaaatattatttaaatcttTTCCAAAAAGGAATCTAATATACGCAAGTTAGTAATGCTAAGCGTGACTTCTCCACAGACGGAGTTCCTTCATGAGGTAAAGAGACTGCACATGCTGCAATTTATCGATAATAATATAAGCTCACAAACGCTGCTAAACAAAAAAGTCCTCTTTTTAATGAAACCCAGCAactaaaatatgtttttcaaaGAAAATCTAGTTATTTTCCACTTGTGAACGTTATCTATTAAGTAGTGTCCAAATGAACAACCATCTCCCGCTGTACGTCATCAATAAATAGCCGCCGCATCAACCACGCCGTTAGGTCTCATTTTCTCAAGTACTGACAGTCACTTTATTGCATCGCTAAACATTACAATAGTTCTACTTTTCCCGCATCTATGCGCGCGGTTCgtagggggtggttttgatcTTACAGATTGCTAATACATAGAAAACAACTGCTGCTTACTCGCTGGTTAATAAATAGGCTTAATCTACAAACAACTGCAAGTAAGACTACCGCCGGCTCTGCTACCGGCCGCGCCTAACTAATCGCACTGGTATCATTCGTCCTGCGCCTATATACACTTGATCCTTGCGATCCTCCTATCTACATTTCGGTCGCATCCAACGCCGAAGTTAATCACAAATCTCGATATTGATGCTGTTTTCACTGTTGGTGTCGGTCAGCTTCGAGCGTACGACCGCCGACACGATGCTACAGGCCTCAGAGTCTTCTTCAGGTTCCGAGGGAGGCGACGAAGACGACCGGTATTCGGCTGAGGGCTtcctgcttgccggtggcgCTGGTGAAGGACTCGACTTCGACGCCGGTGATACAGACGGTGAGCAGGGATAGCTGTACTTCCCATCCAACAGTGCATCCTTGCTGGGCGTATCCTGCGACGCCACGCACGCGATCGTTACACCGTCGATCTTCTGCTTCTTGCTCTCTGGTTTCTTCAACAGCTCCTCGATCGAGTACGGGTTGCGTTTCTTCGAGATGGCAGTCTGCGGGAATAGAAAAGGACAATCAGTGGTCACTTTTTAGAATCTCCTCATCCCCCAGAAGCTCCAGCAACTTACCCGCAACTCATCGTGGTTGTCCGACGAGTCATCACTGTTGACATCTGTGATCTGAACCGGTGAAGAGGACGCATTCGATGCGGTTGTGTCACTACGCCGGCCTGGTTCAAGCTGACCCGCGAAAGGGTTGCCACCCCCAGCGAAGGGGTTTCCATACGTGAAGTAACCGTGGGGAAAGgccgcagctgctgctgccgctgccgctgctgctgccgccgccgcagcTGCCGTCGCCGGTGTCGTTGAAGGATCACCGTTGCTGGGGGCTGTGGCACCGCGATTGGCCGCGTAAAACAAGGACGTGTTCCAGATCCAGTGCTTTGGGAGGTACGGCATCGAGGCGGGAGTGGCGCTGGTGGGGGTGGAGCGGGTGGAGGACGAAGGCTCACTTTTAGCGTCGGCGCCCTTTGGAGAACTGAGGTCGGGCAGGCTGACAGAGGGTGTTGGTTTGGTGACGTGATGATGGGGCACTCCAGTGTGTGGTTGAGTGGGTAGGTGCGAGGGATGATGTGGGAGGTGATGATGAGGATGGTCCGAAGGTTTGGTGGATCCGGCGGTTGGCGGGAGACTCTCGTGTTGGATGATGTTGACGGCTGCCGTACGTTGGACCAACGGACCAGGGGCTCCTGGGGGTGAGCCGTAGGATGCATGGGGCATGTGGGGTATGGAGGCAGGGTGCTTGGAGGTGTGGTCGGGAGAGACACCGGTGGCCATGCTGTAGCGGTACTGGTTTAGTAGGGCCTGGTGTTGCTCTAACGTCTGGCTGTAGAGTGGATGAGCTGCCATCGCTTTTGATTGCATGTAGGCCGAGGACGAATGGGACGATTCGCGAAGCATTTGCTCTGTgaatgagagagtgagaaagagatggTTGTGAGATAAATTCATGATTATAACCAAAATACTGAAGAACTATAAGAATCTTTAACATAAATTGGCAATTTTCAAGCGAAAAACTTTTCATTccagggaaataaaaaaagg encodes:
- the LOC128727725 gene encoding epidermal growth factor receptor translates to MASSRRVVIGTAVLMLCLLISTGSCYMRDYTHKHEINEMRVCIGTNGRMSVPANREYHYKNLRDRYTNCTYVDGNLEITWIQNITDLNFLQHIREVTGYVLISHIDLPQVILPRLQIIRGRTTFKLNKWEEAYGLFVSFSHMNTLELPALRDILGGSVGFFNNYNLCHVRSITWDEILSAPQTRMHYTFNFSSPERECPPCHSTCEGGCWGEGAHNCQRFSKLNCSPQCSQGRCFGPKPRECCHLFCAGGCTGPTQQDCLACKNFYDDGVCKQECPPMQIYNPTNYFWEPNPDGKYAYGATCVRKCPEHLLKDNGACVRKCPKGKMPQNSECVPCKGVCPKTCPGEGIVHSDNIGNYKDCTIIEGSLEILDQSFDGFQQVYANFSFGPRYIKIDPDRLEVFSTVKEITGFINIQAHHENFTTLSYFRSLEVVGGRQLKENLFASVYIVKTSLKSLELKSLKRVNSGSIVILENSDLCFVEGIDWSAIKKSSDHEVMVQKNRNASECHAAGMQCSVQCSSAGCWGKGPEQCLECKNVKYKGKCLDSCKSLPRLYQVDTNTCGDCHPECKDFCNGSTADSCGSCVNVKDGRYCVSECPIMKHPMNGTCINCHKTCVGCRGPRDTIAPDGCISCEKAIIGSDATIERCLMKDESCPDGYYSDYVLQEEGPLKQLSGKAVCRKCHPRCKKCTGYGFHEQFCQECTGYKKGEQCEDECPQDFYANEATRVCHPCHQECRGCHGTGADQCDECRNLKLFEGDPYDNATAFTCVSNCPSSHPYKRFPQETGKIGPYCSADPVQNGLKHDAQIQVKIAMFSAVVLGLVLIVAIVLYVLFSRHKNKKDTVKMTMALAGCEDSEPLRPSNVGPNLTKLRIIKEAEIRRGGVLGMGAFGRVFKGVWMPEGESVKIPVAIKVLMEMSGSESSKEFLEEAYIMASVEHPNLLKLLAVCMTSQMMLITQLMPLGCLLDYVRNNKDKIGSKALLNWSTQIARGMAYLEERRLVHRDLAARNVLVQTPSCVKITDFGLAKLLDYDSDEYRAAGGKMPIKWLALECIRHRVFTSKSDVWAFGVTIWELLTYGARPYENVPAKDVPELIEIGHKLPQPDICSLDVYCILLSCWVLDADARPTFKQLAETFAEKARDPGRYLMIPGDKFMRLPSYTNQDEKDLIRTLAPVAMAAAAAAAAASTVDVPGTIPETDEYLQPKTRPSIMLPGPSAVDPSDEVPKSLRYCKDPLKADDETDGNAKEVGVGGIRLNLPLDEDDYLMPTCQSQAQSTPGYMDLIGVPASVDNPEYLMGSTPAIVGAIQGSHTPPSSGNTSPAVQGSSQIQLQPIQQPLQVFQQQHHQYQQQLQQQQQQQQQQQHHLHPHNHLHQHIHHQPQLSQSSHHSSSSNGLSTGPASINHTPSLSNASSSVGLKGGAPEGLGHQLNQTAPSSSSSSLPPTQTIGIPLSPTETEATSSEHEYYNDLQRELIPLHRNETTV
- the LOC128723924 gene encoding paired box pox-neuro protein — encoded protein: MNCSTFDGRLLEQPPRSFISQPKQLTANSISVEVPRRGSNRQDLAKISDFKTAINAPPGTVEMPHTGQAGVNQLGGVFVNGRPLPDIVRRRIVELALMGVRPCDISRQLLVSHGCVSKILTRFYETGSIRPGSIGGSKTKQVATPTVVKKILRFKQENPGMFAWEIRDQLLSQRICDPNTIPSVSSVNRILRNGGMWTDDMTSNEQMLRESSHSSSAYMQSKAMAAHPLYSQTLEQHQALLNQYRYSMATGVSPDHTSKHPASIPHMPHASYGSPPGAPGPLVQRTAAVNIIQHESLPPTAGSTKPSDHPHHHLPHHPSHLPTQPHTGVPHHHVTKPTPSVSLPDLSSPKGADAKSEPSSSTRSTPTSATPASMPYLPKHWIWNTSLFYAANRGATAPSNGDPSTTPATAAAAAAAAAAAAAAAAAFPHGYFTYGNPFAGGGNPFAGQLEPGRRSDTTASNASSSPVQITDVNSDDSSDNHDELRTAISKKRNPYSIEELLKKPESKKQKIDGVTIACVASQDTPSKDALLDGKYSYPCSPSVSPASKSSPSPAPPASRKPSAEYRSSSSPPSEPEEDSEACSIVSAVVRSKLTDTNSENSINIEICD